A portion of the Methanomicrobia archaeon genome contains these proteins:
- a CDS encoding DNA-directed RNA polymerase, which translates to MYVKIRALDVVRTPPERMGDELQVVVKEMLQEKLEGRLDKKIGMFIAILDVVDIKEGRIMIGDAGVYYETVFDALIFRPRMQEIVEGAVVEIVEFGAFVEIGPLDGLLHISQITDEYISYDEKNAKLVTKETGRTLGEGDKVRARLVAISLNERDPSDSKIGLTMRQPGLGKIEWIEEDMEKEKRKEKASKHGQATEAKETKEVEKAEEGHERENKESKQE; encoded by the coding sequence ATGTACGTAAAGATACGAGCATTAGATGTCGTAAGAACGCCGCCGGAACGGATGGGTGACGAGTTGCAGGTAGTCGTAAAGGAGATGCTCCAGGAGAAGCTGGAAGGGCGATTGGATAAGAAGATCGGGATGTTTATTGCGATCCTGGACGTCGTGGACATCAAAGAAGGTCGGATAATGATAGGAGACGCCGGCGTTTATTATGAGACCGTTTTTGATGCACTCATTTTCCGACCGAGGATGCAGGAGATCGTCGAGGGCGCCGTGGTGGAGATTGTTGAATTTGGCGCTTTCGTGGAAATCGGGCCGTTGGATGGTTTGTTACACATCAGCCAGATCACCGACGAATACATCTCGTATGACGAGAAGAATGCGAAGCTCGTGACGAAGGAGACCGGCAGGACGTTGGGCGAGGGCGATAAAGTACGGGCTCGACTCGTCGCCATTTCGCTCAATGAGCGAGATCCCAGTGATAGTAAAATCGGATTGACGATGCGGCAGCCTGGCCTGGGCAAAATAGAGTGGATTGAAGAGGACATGGAGAAGGAGAAGCGGAAAGAGAAGGCAAGCAAGCACGGGCAGGCGACAGAAGCGAAGGAAACGAAGGAAGTGGAAAAGGCAGAGGAAGGGCACGAGCGCGAGAATAAGGAGAGCAAGCAGGAATAA
- a CDS encoding DNA-directed RNA polymerase, subunit E'', translating to MEKACRDCHRIIESGKAVCACGSNSMSQDWSGYVAIIDAEGSEIAKKLEIKKAGKYALKVR from the coding sequence ATGGAGAAGGCGTGTAGGGATTGCCACAGGATAATCGAGAGCGGCAAGGCGGTGTGCGCATGCGGCTCGAACTCGATGAGCCAGGACTGGAGCGGGTATGTTGCGATTATTGATGCGGAAGGCTCGGAGATCGCGAAAAAATTAGAAATAAAGAAAGCGGGAAAGTATGCATTGAAAGTGAGGTGA
- a CDS encoding NDP-sugar synthase: MTRAVILAGGYGTRLRPLTFSTPKAMIPLVNRPVIDYILDYLAGYGLKEFVITTNYLREQTIAYLNSSRKDMKITYPEEPSPLGTAGSVKNAGVTETIVIIQGDNITEIDVGKLVAFHKAHEGLVTIALLPVPNPSLYGIAELDSTGRIRLFKEKPAPNECFSNLANTGLYIIEPEAMEYVPEGRAFDFSKDLFPLLVAQREVYGCVVEGFWTDVGNLEGYLDATQWILERKGAECAATAEIKEGDIQGTVAIGDHATIENSVIRGPAVIGNHATVLNSKLYNSVLFPGAQVAETTLHNCVICQDAVIQRAEITDCIR, encoded by the coding sequence ATGACAAGGGCAGTAATACTCGCAGGAGGCTACGGAACACGGCTCAGGCCGCTTACGTTTAGTACGCCGAAGGCGATGATTCCGCTCGTCAATCGACCGGTAATCGATTATATCCTGGACTATTTGGCGGGGTATGGCTTGAAGGAGTTTGTTATCACCACGAATTACCTGAGGGAGCAGACGATAGCGTATCTCAACAGCAGCAGGAAGGATATGAAGATCACTTATCCCGAGGAACCGTCGCCGTTAGGAACCGCAGGCTCGGTTAAAAACGCCGGAGTAACCGAGACGATAGTGATCATACAGGGCGACAATATCACGGAGATAGACGTAGGAAAGCTAGTGGCGTTCCACAAAGCGCACGAAGGACTGGTGACCATTGCGCTTCTGCCCGTGCCGAATCCGTCTTTATATGGGATCGCTGAACTAGATTCCACTGGTAGAATACGGCTTTTTAAGGAGAAACCTGCTCCGAATGAATGCTTCTCCAATCTTGCAAATACTGGCTTGTATATCATAGAACCGGAGGCGATGGAGTACGTGCCAGAAGGCCGTGCATTCGATTTCTCCAAGGACTTATTCCCCCTGCTCGTAGCGCAACGCGAGGTTTACGGGTGCGTGGTTGAAGGATTCTGGACAGACGTAGGCAATTTGGAGGGCTATCTGGATGCAACCCAGTGGATATTGGAGCGTAAAGGTGCTGAATGCGCAGCTACTGCGGAGATAAAAGAGGGCGATATTCAGGGCACTGTTGCCATTGGCGACCATGCGACGATTGAAAATTCCGTGATACGAGGCCCTGCAGTTATCGGCAACCATGCAACGGTACTCAACAGCAAACTGTATAATTCAGTGCTTTTCCCCGGAGCGCAGGTGGCTGAAACCACGCTCCATAATTGCGTAATTTGCCAAGATGCCGTGATACAGAGAGCAGAGATTACCGATTGTATCAGATAA
- the rps24e gene encoding 30S ribosomal protein S24e, giving the protein MEIEITEEKKNQLLRRKEVKFTLHHDGASPSREVARKALIKALKCTSNLLVIDKMDTEFGKRETVGYAKVYEDEERLKEIEREHILKRNFAAGAGEEEGEGE; this is encoded by the coding sequence ATGGAGATAGAGATAACAGAAGAGAAGAAGAATCAGTTGCTGAGACGGAAGGAAGTCAAATTTACGCTGCATCATGACGGCGCGTCGCCGAGCAGGGAAGTAGCACGGAAAGCCTTGATAAAGGCGCTTAAGTGCACTTCAAACCTCCTCGTTATAGATAAGATGGATACGGAGTTCGGGAAGCGAGAGACCGTTGGCTATGCAAAGGTATACGAGGATGAAGAGCGGCTGAAAGAGATCGAGCGAGAGCATATACTGAAGCGGAACTTTGCTGCAGGTGCGGGAGAAGAGGAAGGCGAAGGCGAATAA
- the gatC gene encoding Asp-tRNA(Asn)/Glu-tRNA(Gln) amidotransferase subunit GatC gives MIKKEEIEHIGWLARIKLSEEEKVLFEQQLSSILDYFTVLDEVDTTDVEPTYHVIGITDVVRQDEPKAALEQSEVLRNAPKKEDGYIKSPRML, from the coding sequence ATGATTAAGAAAGAGGAGATAGAGCACATCGGCTGGTTAGCGCGGATAAAACTGAGCGAAGAGGAGAAGGTGCTATTCGAGCAGCAATTAAGCTCGATATTGGATTATTTCACGGTTTTAGACGAGGTGGATACCACCGATGTCGAGCCGACCTATCACGTCATTGGCATAACGGATGTGGTCAGGCAGGACGAACCGAAGGCAGCGTTAGAGCAGTCGGAAGTGCTGCGGAATGCGCCCAAGAAGGAAGATGGGTACATAAAAAGTCCGAGAATGCTGTAA
- a CDS encoding 30S ribosomal protein S27ae yields the protein MAAIHDFYEVVEEKGKVTARRKRKVCPRCGAGVFLAEHKDRYSCGKCGYTEFRK from the coding sequence ATGGCCGCAATACATGATTTTTACGAGGTAGTTGAAGAAAAAGGCAAGGTAACGGCACGCAGAAAGCGGAAGGTATGCCCACGGTGCGGCGCCGGGGTGTTTTTAGCAGAGCATAAAGACCGGTATTCCTGTGGTAAATGCGGGTATACCGAATTCAGGAAGTAA